The Piliocolobus tephrosceles isolate RC106 chromosome 10, ASM277652v3, whole genome shotgun sequence nucleotide sequence tctgctttctctctttctccacaaTGTAAATGTCTGCTCTTCTGCTCAAAGCCCACCTCCTACAGGCAGCCTTCTCTGACTAAATGTGCCAGCTCTGCTCACTCCACTGCCCATCTGCCAGCAATCATTTTGACATTGGCTCTTGGTAATGTATGCCTTTGCAAAGCACGCTTTGACTTTTGCgttcttctctctgtgtgtcctaTTCTCACTAGTGTTCACCTACAGTGTCTAGGAACTGGTGGGGACAGGCTGACAATCCAACTGATCACCTCCACCCTGGTGCTCTTGGAAGAACGGACAGGAGAGGGTGGCCTTGCCCCTCTGGGCCCCCAGAGCACATACCTGAAAGCAGCCAGGTACTCAGGATCCCCCATGGGGGGATCCAGACCTCCAGTCCAGGCCACGTTGACATTGAAGCCCTCACCGCTGCCAGCCCCTACCTGGAAAGCAGGAGGCAAGAGAGACATGAGGACAGCAGAGTCCCAGGAGGGGAACACCAGCTTGTTAGAGCTGCCACCCCAGCTCATCCAGCCTCCTCATTTCCAGATAGGGAAGTTGAGGATCAGAGAGGCTCAGCAGTCtacccaggatcacacagctcaTCATGACAGAGGCAGAGTAAGTGCCAGGAGGAGAGTCAATGAGGCTGGAGGATGTGGCTCTGACATGCGGTTACCTCATCCACAGCCCCACTCCCCGGGAAGAAGTTGCCATCGTCATGGCGATGCAGGGAGATGTAGAGCACACTGGGGTCTTGGTAGAAGGTTTGCTGGGTGCCGTTGCCATGGTGCACGTCCTGTGTAGGGAGATGGGCAGTGATTAGGGAAGGCAGAGAGACGGAGGCCAGGACAGATTAGAAGGGTTTCAAGGTCAGTGGCCATTCTGAGGTCAGGACCCTAGACTGGGGATCAGGAACCTGGGGTTCCTAGAGCCAGATGGTTGAGTGGCCCCAAGTAATCCACTGCCCAGCTCGGAACCTCGGCCTCTCTGTGCTGGACAGGGCTGGCTGTAATATAAGATCCTGAAGGAGAGGAGGTGTCCCAATCTCAGGCCAGCCCACCTGAGGGAGTAACTGTGTGGACATGGGGTTAGTGGCAAGGAGAGGGAAGGGTTCAGGGTTACACACATCAGGAACCACTCTGTCTTGCATAAAGTCATGAAGTTATGAGGCGATCAGAAACCAAGCTCGGTTACAGAGTGGCAGGTACACGAGGCCCAGCCCCATCCCTCTTAGGGAAAGCTGGGCCCTACACTTGACTCACAGGACCATGCGGGGACTCAAGTGTGCAAAGGTCCTCCACTGTTCTCAACATCTGCTTAGAAACGTCTCTTTCACAGCTGTCAGTGCAGAAGGGACATAGCTTAGCAGTTAAATGCAAGCACTCTAGAGCTAACCGGGCTGGGTTCAAATCCATCTCACGACTTACGAATGACTGTGTAtcagttacttaatctctctgtgctcactttcatctgtaaagtgggttaTAGTCAGGATTAAATCTATCATGTGTAAAACCATCAGTGTCTGGATGTAATTAGTGGTGTACTGATGTTATCTGCTATTATTCTTATCATCGCTACCTGTACAGGAAATGCAGGAATTACTAGATCTGCCAAAAGAAGCCAATAGAGGTCAAAAGACAACACTCAAATGACAGCTCCTACCCATTGCGGGGGTTTGCGATGGCCGAATGCGTTCCCACACACCATCCCCTCTAGGCCTCCCAACGTGATGTGGGTGTTATCTTCACTCAAGTTTTATacaaggggaaactgaggctcagagaggctactGCAGAACTAAGACATGAAGCCACATCTCTTAACATCAGGCTCAGGGCTTTTCCCCCAGGGCTCTCGAGTCAGAGGGTGCTACGAACAGGCACCTACCCAGTCTACAATGAGGATCTTGCTAGCCTTGCTCTGCTGTTGCAGCTGCCGGCAGGCGATGGCCACTGAGTTGAAGAAGCAGAAGCCCCTGGAAGGAGAGACGGCTCCTGCCAGCCCATTCTCCCCACATGCCCTCACCTCCCCAGGCCCGTGGGTTGGCCCAGCCTGAGAAAGctcagggaagaagaaagaatgtcCCTAAAGGAAGTTCCTGGGGGCTTGCCCCCCACCTCATTCCACCCAGGTCTTCCCCTAGCCTCACATGGCTGTTGAATGATCTGCATGGTGTCCTGGGGGCCGCACCACAGCGAAACCattctggaaaaagaaagaatgcttgTCAATCAACAGACAGCTCTCTCCCACAGCTGCATGAACATACCCCAACAGTTTGAATCTCAGCCTGGTCCCCAGAGCCCTCAATTTCCCCTCGAAAACCCTGTGGCAATTTCTAAGATGAACGCAATGCCTGGGGTTCTGGGACTAGATTCCCCACTACCCCACTCTGCTGCCTCCTTTGTGGTGTGCTCACCTTCAACCCAAACCTCCTACCTTCAGCTCACGAGAAGCCACTTTGAAGGCGAGGTCAGTGACACTGCCAGCGGCCCAGCGGGCTGCATTGGAGGAATGCAGCTCATTCCAGATGGTGTCAGTGTCCACCTGCGGGAGCCAGAGTCAGGGCCCGCATCATCCAAGGCTTCACACAGGAGCCAGGGCCCAAGGGGGCGGTCCCCACCCCACGGCCAGGACCCCAGGGGCAGGGAGCTGGGCAGACAGTGCTGCCTCCCCAGTGCCCCACCGCCCAAAGGCAAGGCCTCCTGTGTCCCCCAATCCCAGCATGACTTTTTCCCAGCTTAAGTCCCAGCACCAGCCCATTATCTGGCCAGCACTCTGCTGGCAGCATCACGCCTGCCTCCCCGGCCAGGGGAGGGGGCATGGCGTTACCTCGGCGGGACTTGGGGTTTGGGCCGGGAGGGGGTTTTAAGCCCCAGCTGACTCTGCTCAGGCCCTGCGGGACGGTCGGAGCTGGAGGGGCCGTCTGCACCACTGTCTTCCACTCAGGGCCCCTAGCCCAGGCTGGGAGGCCCCCCAAACCCAGTCCCTGGGCCTCAAGGCTAGGGAGGGGCCGGGGGGCATGATGGGGAGATGGGAAGGGCGAGGCAGACCAAGAGAGGCgaggaaggcagagagagtcGCAAGaggctggagaaagagagagagagggaaagacagagagggagaggagggaggagaaaacagaagcaacaaCAGTTGGAAAAACcagaaagtggcaagaaatgGGAAGTTGTGAATAGGGCACTgactgcctcccaaagtcccccaCCAGCTACAGCTCCCACTTTCCCTCCAGAATGCGGCCTCCATCCCCTGCCTCTACACACCTTGCTTGAGAAACTACTGCAGAGATAGTGTTAGGCGAGGAGAGCTGAGCCAGAGGGGGCGGGAAGCTCCCTTCACAAAGGGGTGAGGACTGAGGAAGCAAAGCTCATGAGTTTGGGGCTGTGTCCCGGAGTAGGGAAGTGCTGGGATCGCCAAGGACACTGGAAGCACCACCGCGACGTCACGCCAGGCAGCCCAAGGTCTGGGGACCAGGCTGAGGTACCCCACTTCAGAGCAGACAGAGCAGCCTGGCGGCCAGTGCCCAATCATGGGGGTCTCTGAAGGGAGAGATGATCCTAAGCCCCAGCCTTGGCCCTGCTCCTGAAACCTCACTCAACATCTACCAGACACCTTCTAGGGGCGAGGCTTAGGCTGGGCTCCGCATTCGGGGGACACTGTGGGTCCGAGACACGCCTGTCCGAAAGGAGCTTCCTGCTGCAGAGGGCACCTCAGGAAGTCCCTGGCCCACCCTGTCTGGCAGAACCACAACAAGCAGAGGTTCTGCAGGGGTTGGGCCTGGGAGAACCACAGGGAGGAGAGCTGAGAGCCCTGGCAATGCCCCCTGAGACCCTTGGGCACACTTACCCCAACCCCACCACAGGGCAGCATCACAAACATCCGCTGTGCCAGGAGCCCTGCGAGGAGAGGCCCAGCCCGCGTCAGCGTGAATACTCTCAGCCTTTGGCCCAATAGGGAGCAGGGAACCCAGATAGCAGGGCTGGGTGAGTATTGGGGGAGAGAAATATGGAAgggagaggtggaggtgggctgCGGAGGGGCTCGGCAGCAAGCTGGAGTAGGGACGtccagggagtgggaggaggcCAGCTGGGCGGGCAGAGCCAAGACAGGagtgcatgggagctgggtgaggtgaGCGCGCACGGGGAGACAGGGCCACTAGGCCCTTACCTGCCAGCTTCCCGTTGTCCAGTTTGAGGCGGCTGAGCGGGTTGGTGCCGTAGAGGAGCACGTGCCGCTCAGAGTGGACCGACTGCAGCTCCTCCAGGGAGGCCTTCCGGCCTCGGAGACACTGAAAAGGGGACCACAGAGCTCTGAACCCATGCTCGCCCCTTCCCTCCCGTCACCACCAGCCCGTGTGCCCCTCATCTCTCACGGGCCTCAGggccccccacccctcccctcccatgACTCCTCCCTCCACCCACTCCTCGGGCCCCACCGGCACCTCCTCACCTCACACTGGCTCCGGAGCCCCCGCTCCTGCAGCCGGGACCAGATGCTCTGGATGCGGCCGGCGTGCTCCGGGTGCCTGCTGTTGTCACCGCAGGAGCACTGGTGCTTCAGCATGACCGAGTCATAGATCAGCCCTGCGGGAGCAAGGGTCAGAGCGGGGACCCAGGGAGTCCTCACGCCCCATGGCCTTGGCTGTAGAGAAAATGCCAGCACCGCCACAGCAGGCACCGACACGGAGCCGGGCAGGCACACACCCCTCACACCCACACAGGCCTGCATTTCAtcctgccccctgccccagccccagcccctcacaCCTGTCCACACACGCCCAGACACTTGCCCAGGTGGCGGCAGCCAACACACCGACACAGCTCCAGCCAACACGGCTGCCACAGAGCCATGGCCTTCCCACATGCGGACACAACTGCTGGGTGGCCCAGCACTCGAGGGCCCAGCATCAGGCACTCAAGTGCTCAGAGCAAAGCATGAAGTCGAGGTCTAAAGTACAGCATCTCACATGGGTGTCATGAACCCAGAGAGGTTACCAAGGGGGGTTGGGAGGGGAAATAATTCCTAGGAAACCCCAAAACCGGGAGCTAAGAAGCCCACAATGACACTGGACCATGTGATAAGACAAATCCAGCTTTGGAGAAGTGACTATTTCAGTCTGACCCATGGGAAGTCTTCAGAGGAGGGACCTGTGCATTGCGGGTGGGAGGGTCAATTTCTGTGCGTCTAGGACACCAACGACCCTCAAAATGCTCACACCATGTGACCCAGGAATGCTACTCCTTTAGAGTGAACCTTGGGAAATAATCCCAAGCATGAGGAAAGATTTATGCATAAGGAAATTCAAATAAACTGTAATCTAAATGTCTAACTGGTAAGGAATCcctcagtaaaaataaaatacaacgaTGAAATACTATGAGACTCTCAGTTTCAAAGACTAATTATGCCAAGAAGCATTCATAATATGTTAACTAAGTAGGATACAAAACGTAGTTCATGTGTTCATGGCATCTGCACATGTACATATGGCCAGAACAAAGCCTGGACTGAAATACAGCAGAATTTCAGAGGCGTTACTTCTGGGTGGTGGGATACTGGTTGgtgatttctcttttcttcttaggtTTTTCTGTACTCTTCAAAATGTCTAAAATACTTCTGAGCTCTTTTTACAAGCAgagcaaacaataaaaaatatcatttttaaaaggtctGAGTGCATTGGCAGGAGACTGGAATTCTTATCCTGGCTTGACTACCACTTGCTATTTGACCACAGGCTTTGTCACCTTAGATTTCCTGAGCCTTGGTCTTCAAAGGGGAAACGCAATAACCAGCTGTTCCATGTGCTCCATGGGTACTGCGTGGGCCTAACAAGGCTAAGCGCTCTGTGGCCTCTAAAAACGTCCCAAGTGACACCACGACACCCACATGGACTCGTGCAGCTGAGCCCCTCCCTCCACCTGCCACCCTCCTCCTGGTCTCACCTGTGGTGAAGGGCAGGGTCCTGGCAGGGGTCTCTGAGCTGGAGAGGACTCGGGCCTGGCTGGCAGGTTCCGGGGCTGACAGTGAGGCAGGTGCGGCTGGGGAAGACTGAGCCCGGGACAGAGGCCGGTGCCCACCCTGAGCCAGAGGAAGCAGCACAGTGTCCCCGGTGCTGCCCCGGGGGAGCCGCCCAGCCAGTCGCTGCTGTTCCCAGAGCAACACCTGGGGGAAAGATGAGGCCTTGGTCTCCAGTGCCTCAGGGTCCTGCTCCCTCTACTTCTGCCTGAGATCTCGGGAACTGCCAAGCAGGCCCCTTTCCTAGAGCGATTCCGGGATAAACCTAGACCTGCTGTCCAGTGGGGCTCTGGCCTTTGACTCTCTAAGCCCCCTGACCCCTGCAGCCCCCTGAAAGGCTTGCACCCCAGACTAACCACTCATTCCATCAGAGCTCCCCGGGCCCTTGGGACTCCAAAGCCAGGAACCAGGGGAGGGGCACTGGATCTTGCGCTGACCAGGATGTCCTCATCTCCTGGACTGTGTAACTGCTCAAGAACATGTATGTGGCCTGTCATCATGTGTTACGGATTGAATTATGTTCCCCACCCTCAAATTTATATGCTGAAGTCCCAACCCCCAGTACCTCTAAACATGACCTTattcagagatagggtcttcaCAAACAGaagtaatcaaattaaaatgaggtcgTTAGGGTGGGCCTTAACCCAGTATGACTGTTGTCCTTCTAGGAAGAGGAAATCtgaacagacacacacagagggaaaccACGTGAAGCCACAGGAAGAAGACGaccatccacaagccaaggagagagacctgGAACAGCCCCTGCCCTCACACTCACAGCCACCAGAAGGAATCAACTCTACCAACACCTCCATTtcgacttccagcctccagaactgtgagacggTAAATGCCTGCTGTTTAAGGCACCCAGCCTATAGCACATATCCCAACAGTTCTGGCAAGCTAATGCACTGGGTCCTGATTCCCACAGTGAGAGCATTCTGCTGGACATGCTGGAGCCTGGCTCCATTCCACCTCTGGCCCTAGCCACCTTTCTGGAAAGAGGGAGACATACCAGGGCAAGAGTGTGTGTGGCTCCAGGAAAGGCCAGACTCCCTGCTGGAAAAGGGACATGCTTCACCTGAGACTGGCAAgctgttgtgtgtatgtgtgtatatgggtgtgtgaatgtgcatacgtgtgtgtgtgtgtgtgtgtgcctacaCCTTGGTGTGGGTCCAGCACCCAGGATCTTATAGGACAACCATGGGTCCTAGAGCTGCGTCTTGCACTAATGTCGtatctccctcccttccccatctTATGCCAGGTGCCAGAGTCTTCTGAGGACGCTTTCTGAGGGGCAGGTGGGGACTGCCATACCTGGGGGTGCTGCTGGAGAGGAGCAGGGCCTCTGGCCTCAGGCTGCCCATGGCTCAGCTCCCTGTGCTCCAGGCCATCGTCTACCACCTGGCCCGGTCCCCCACCATCTGTCTCCAGGTCTTCAGCCGAAGGTATCTGCCGCAGCCGGGGCTTCTCACTCGGTTTGGCTGACCTCTGGGGAGGGGAGACCCCTGGCTGAGAAGCCATGGTGGAGCGAGGGGCATGGGGTGGGAGGTAGTGCGCTGGGCCAGGCAGCAATCATCTTGCTAGGACTCCAGCTGCCATGCAGCTCTGGGCTCCCAGAAGTCACATCCCCTTCTTTTGTCCTGCAGGTCCCTGCCCTTTCTAAGTACCCCTCTTCTTTCAGCCCCTAAGGTCCCAGTTAAGCACCCCCTCAACACCTCCACTACCCAATTCCTCTCACCTTGATCACCTGGACGTGAGTTTTGAGCTGCTCCAGGCGGGGCTGCATGGGGCCCGGCGGTGGGGGAGCGGTGGCACTGGGGGGCAGGGGCTCTGAGCGAGTCCGGCTCAGTGGCCAGTGGAGACCTGACCCGGAGAGCCGCTCGGTGGTCATTAAGGACTGGGCAAAGTGGAAGGGCAAGGGCCCAAGCCCGGGCACTGGAAAGAATCGGGGGGTGGAGTAAGGAGGGAACCACAGGGAGCAATGGAAGGAAGTGAGGGTACAGGGTGGGGAGCCAGGGTGCAGCAGGGCGATGCGCAGGACAGGGGGACAGAGATGGGGACGAAGGATGGGCCCATCCCAAGCTTGGCCCTTAGCAGGATGCAGGGACCCAGCCCCTTCTCTAGAGAAGCAGCAGACTCACCAGTCAGCAGCGGGGCATGAGAGCCTGAGGGGTCCAGGAGGAGAATGGGCTGCAGGCGAGAGGGCAAAGTGCCCCCAGCCTCGGGCTCCAGGCCATGGGGCAGGAAGAGGGGAGTGTGGGGGCTCCCCAGGATCGGCCCCCGAGGGCCCAGAGTCGGATGGGTCCTGCGGTCACTGTCAGCCTGGGGGAGAGGGGGGAGAAGTCATGGGGAAGAAGATGCCAGCAGAGAACAATGAAGGTGTTGGGGTGAGGCAGCAGGAAAAGGGAGTGAAAGAAGCTGGGGGGGCTTGGAGTGGGGGTGGGCACCCCAGCCACTCACCCTGGCAGGGGCGGGCAGCCCCAGCGTGATTGCGGGCAGCAAGGACACTGTCGGCAAGGCGAACGGGGCCAGAGAAGTCTCCTGCAGCCGCAGCCGCTGGCCCAAGAGCGCCTGCCATAGGGAGCAGGGCGAGGGTCACCGGTCCCAGACCTCTACCCCAGCGCACCTTCCCCAGAACACCCAGGAGGCTCTGGCAGGGGCTGCCCAGACCCTGCAGCCCCAGCCCGGGTAGGGCCGCTTGCTGGAAGAAGGCTGAGCCTCAGAACTGCCCCAGGAGAGCCCAGTCTCAGCAAGGCCTTACCTCCGAGCCCAGGATGGGATTGGGGCCGTGCTCGCTGTCATTGGGGGAGCTGCACCCTGACGCAGGCGTGCTGCTACTACTTGGGGAGGAGTCTGAGGGTTGGGGAGAGAGGGAAGTGCAGtcagaggccagggtgggcagaagGGTACAGCCAGGCCACCAGGTGCAGGAGACCCAGGAGCAGCCCCTTCCTTAACGGGCACCTTTGcttcctgctttccttttttttcttttttctttttctttttctttttttttttttgagacggagtcttgctctgtttcccaggctggagtgcaatggcacgatcccggctcactgcaatctccacctcctgggttcaagcgattctcctggctcagcctaccaagtagctgggactacaggcatgcaccaccatgcccggctaatttttgtatttttagtagagacagggtttcaccatgttggccaggttggtctcaaactcctaacctcaggtaatcaacctgcctcggcctcccaaagtgctgggattataggcgtgagccaccgcgcctggcctcctgcTTTCTTCCCATAAGAGCAGGAAGAAGGCAGGCCACCTTTGGCCTACAGAACCTCTGCACAATTTTTTGAAGGGTGTCTCCTTTTCTGGGAGATGTCACCTTAGCTGACAGAGCAGGGACTGGGTTTCAGCCCCAACTCCCGTGCTTCGGCAAGTGTGTGGGACACCCCCATACAACCATGCATGGCAGTCCTAAGGAGGGGACCCCTGTCTAGGTGGGGCCTGACCCAAAGGGACAAGACCAGCCAGGTTTGAGGATGGCAACTGCACCCGCTCAGCCGGCCCTCACCTCCGAGGGTCTCTGCAGGCCGCCGCCGGAGGCTGGGGGGCGCACTCTCCTTTCGGAGCAGTGGATTCTTCCTCCGCTCCAGGGACTTCTTGGGCTTATAGCGCAGCTTCAGGTTGGGCTCAGAGACTGCAGGGAGCACCAGCGTCACTCAGGTCCCCCCAACCCTTCTTTTTTCCACCCTTTAGTCCCTCAGTCCCAGTCATCTCTATCAGTCAAGGAAAGAGAAGGCAGAACCAGAAAGAAGATCCTAGCCTACCGACGATTCCCTGGCCTGGCCCAGTCCAGCCCGCCCACCCCTGCACACTCCTCCCCTACGTCCAAGGCCCTTCCCCCTTCCTTTGCCTGGAAGGTCCCACCTGTTTGTCCAGCTCACCTGTCTTGCGCAGAGGGAAGTGTTCTGGGGGGTCACTGGGCAGGCTGGGAACAGGAGGCAAAAAGCTGCTGAGCATGGAGCGGGCGGCTCCTTCCGTCTCCAGGGGCTCCAGGGTTCTACAAAATGAGTGCCGAGGCTGCTTCAGAGCGGTGGGGACACTGCACAGGCACCACCCTGAGCACCAGCCCTGGAACCTgtggggctgggcaaggtggggCTGGTAGGAATGGGGACCATCTCCAGGTGGCAGCAGTGGGCCACCTGTCCTCTCCAGCAGCTACAGTGCAGAGCTCTGACCTAGGCATAGAAGCCAGGTGCTTGGTGCGTAGGTGAAGAGCCCACTGGGGGCTCTGTCACCTGCACTAGGAACCTGCTCTGGGAACCAGGACATTTTTGTGCTCAGGGAAAATATGAAGAGAGAAGGGGCTCATGTGCAAGAAAAAAGCcagtagggtgtgtgtgtgtgtgtgtgtgaagggcctcgggtggggtgggagtggggagagaattTAAAGAGAGAAGAGGGCACGTATCAGTTGAGAGAGGGGCTTGGGGGCATTGTGTTGAGAAGAAGGTTAAGGACTGGCTGTGGCAGCTGGGGAGGAAggaggcgtgtgtgtgtgttcgtggcTAACACGGGGGTGGGGGTTGGGCTCAGAGACTGCAGGGAGCACCAGCTGCATGTGGGGTCAGGAGGGCAGGTGAGGAGGGTGTTACCTGTAGGGAATGCCAGGGCTGTTGGAATGGACTGTTCTCTCTAGGGCCGCCTGCTGTTTTTTCAGAATCACCTC carries:
- the HDAC7 gene encoding histone deacetylase 7 isoform X1; its protein translation is MHSPGADGTQVSPGAHYRSPTGTGCPRPCADTPGPQPQPMDLRVGQRPPVEPPPEPTLLALQRPQRLHHHLFLAGLQQQRSVEPMRLSMDTPMPELQVGPQEQELRQLLHKDKSKRSAVASSVVKQKLAEVILKKQQAALERTVHSNSPGIPYRTLEPLETEGAARSMLSSFLPPVPSLPSDPPEHFPLRKTVSEPNLKLRYKPKKSLERRKNPLLRKESAPPSLRRRPAETLGDSSPSSSSTPASGCSSPNDSEHGPNPILGSEALLGQRLRLQETSLAPFALPTVSLLPAITLGLPAPARADSDRRTHPTLGPRGPILGSPHTPLFLPHGLEPEAGGTLPSRLQPILLLDPSGSHAPLLTVPGLGPLPFHFAQSLMTTERLSGSGLHWPLSRTRSEPLPPSATAPPPPGPMQPRLEQLKTHVQVIKPGVSPPQRSAKPSEKPRLRQIPSAEDLETDGGGPGQVVDDGLEHRELSHGQPEARGPAPLQQHPQVLLWEQQRLAGRLPRGSTGDTVLLPLAQGGHRPLSRAQSSPAAPASLSAPEPASQARVLSSSETPARTLPFTTGLIYDSVMLKHQCSCGDNSRHPEHAGRIQSIWSRLQERGLRSQCECLRGRKASLEELQSVHSERHVLLYGTNPLSRLKLDNGKLAGLLAQRMFVMLPCGGVGVDTDTIWNELHSSNAARWAAGSVTDLAFKVASRELKNGFAVVRPPGHHADHSTAMGFCFFNSVAIACRQLQQQSKASKILIVDWDVHHGNGTQQTFYQDPSVLYISLHRHDDGNFFPGSGAVDEVGAGSGEGFNVNVAWTGGLDPPMGDPEYLAAFRTVVMPIAREFSPDLVLVSAGFDAAEGHPAPLGGYHVSAKCFGYMTQQLMNLAGGAVVLALEGGHDLTAICDASEACVAALLGNKVDPLSEEGWKQKPNLNAIRSLEAVIRVHSKYWGCMQRLASCPDSWVPRVPGADKEEVEAVTALASLSVGILAEDRPSEQLVEEEEPMNL
- the HDAC7 gene encoding histone deacetylase 7 isoform X4, producing MHSPGAGCPRPCADTPGPQPQPMDLRVGQRPPVEPPPEPTLLALQRPQRLHHHLFLAGLQQQRSVEPMRLSMDTPMPELQVGPQEQELRQLLHKDKSKRSAVASSVVKQKLAEVILKKQQAALERTVHSNSPGIPYRTLEPLETEGAARSMLSSFLPPVPSLPSDPPEHFPLRKTVSEPNLKLRYKPKKSLERRKNPLLRKESAPPSLRRRPAETLGDSSPSSSSTPASGCSSPNDSEHGPNPILGSEALLGQRLRLQETSLAPFALPTVSLLPAITLGLPAPARADSDRRTHPTLGPRGPILGSPHTPLFLPHGLEPEAGGTLPSRLQPILLLDPSGSHAPLLTVPGLGPLPFHFAQSLMTTERLSGSGLHWPLSRTRSEPLPPSATAPPPPGPMQPRLEQLKTHVQVIKPGVSPPQRSAKPSEKPRLRQIPSAEDLETDGGGPGQVVDDGLEHRELSHGQPEARGPAPLQQHPQVLLWEQQRLAGRLPRGSTGDTVLLPLAQGGHRPLSRAQSSPAAPASLSAPEPASQARVLSSSETPARTLPFTTGLIYDSVMLKHQCSCGDNSRHPEHAGRIQSIWSRLQERGLRSQCECLRGRKASLEELQSVHSERHVLLYGTNPLSRLKLDNGKLAGLLAQRMFVMLPCGGVGVDTDTIWNELHSSNAARWAAGSVTDLAFKVASRELKNGFAVVRPPGHHADHSTAMGFCFFNSVAIACRQLQQQSKASKILIVDWDVHHGNGTQQTFYQDPSVLYISLHRHDDGNFFPGSGAVDEVGAGSGEGFNVNVAWTGGLDPPMGDPEYLAAFRTVVMPIAREFSPDLVLVSAGFDAAEGHPAPLGGYHVSAKCFGYMTQQLMNLAGGAVVLALEGGHDLTAICDASEACVAALLGNKVDPLSEEGWKQKPNLNAIRSLEAVIRVHSKYWGCMQRLASCPDSWVPRVPGADKEEVEAVTALASLSVGILAEDRPSEQLVEEEEPMNL
- the HDAC7 gene encoding histone deacetylase 7 isoform X7; translation: MHSPGADGTQVSPGAHYRSPTGTGCPRPCADTPGPQPQPMDLRVGQRPPVEPPPEPTLLALQRPQRLHHHLFLAGLQQQRSVEPMRLSMDTPMPELQVGPQEQELRQLLHKDKSKRSAVASSVVKQKLAEVILKKQQAALERTVHSNSPGIPYRTLEPLETEGAARSMLSSFLPPVPSLPSDPPEHFPLRKTVSEPNLKLRYKPKKSLERRKNPLLRKESAPPSLRRRPAETLGDSSPSSSSTPASGCSSPNDSEHGPNPILGSEALLGQRLRLQETSLAPFALPTVSLLPAITLGLPAPARADSDRRTHPTLGPRGPILGSPHTPLFLPHGLEPEAGGTLPSRLQPILLLDPSGSHAPLLTVPGLGPLPFHFAQSLMTTERLSGSGLHWPLSRTRSEPLPPSATAPPPPGPMQPRLEQLKTHVQVIKPGVSPPQRSAKPSEKPRLRQIPSAEDLETDGGGPGQVVDDGLEHRELSHGQPEARGPAPLQQHPQGGHRPLSRAQSSPAAPASLSAPEPASQARVLSSSETPARTLPFTTGLIYDSVMLKHQCSCGDNSRHPEHAGRIQSIWSRLQERGLRSQCECLRGRKASLEELQSVHSERHVLLYGTNPLSRLKLDNGKLAGLLAQRMFVMLPCGGVGVDTDTIWNELHSSNAARWAAGSVTDLAFKVASRELKNGFAVVRPPGHHADHSTAMGFCFFNSVAIACRQLQQQSKASKILIVDWDVHHGNGTQQTFYQDPSVLYISLHRHDDGNFFPGSGAVDEVGAGSGEGFNVNVAWTGGLDPPMGDPEYLAAFRTVVMPIAREFSPDLVLVSAGFDAAEGHPAPLGGYHVSAKCFGYMTQQLMNLAGGAVVLALEGGHDLTAICDASEACVAALLGNKVDPLSEEGWKQKPNLNAIRSLEAVIRVHSKYWGCMQRLASCPDSWVPRVPGADKEEVEAVTALASLSVGILAEDRPSEQLVEEEEPMNL